From a region of the Primulina eburnea isolate SZY01 chromosome 7, ASM2296580v1, whole genome shotgun sequence genome:
- the LOC140835726 gene encoding uncharacterized protein: protein MGEHKENDRHIPPKAVPIRDHFRPVINNHYSGIARGAINANNFELKPALINMVQQNQFAGTATSDPHVHLRTFLGITDTVKINNFSDVIIRLLVFPFSLRDQARRWLQSLPLGSIRTWPELAKKFLSKYFPPGKSAQLKIEISNFRQTDFEQLYEAWERYKELLRRCPNHGFEDWNLLNPPPWFNTSNGEGKPSFEDLVAIFVDESGKRMAGTESKLDNLETHMANIGASLKILESQVGQITKQLTSQPSGAVQKTADPNLREVNAIFVQHEEIEVVSREEIKVKPTPARDEKPTPIKRVRDQEEVESPEGTRRNLPQKLQDPGEFVVPCEIRGKMVEKAICDSGASVNIMPSFLYEKLRLSKMKPTGLSLQMADKSIRRPLGMVEDVELQIDKLKVLAELLVLDMETSQNVHVILGGPLLATVGAIIDMKRGKLTMKVEGQRVEIKASKSSHDPP, encoded by the exons ATGGGTGAACACAAAGAGAACGACAGACACATCCCGCCAAAGGCTGTACCTATCAGAGACcacttccgaccagtgatcaacaatcATTACTCTGGTATTGCAAGAGGGGCCATCAATGCCAATAATTTCGAGTTGAAGCCTGCTCTGATCAATATGGTTCAGCAAAACCAGTTTGCTGGAACTGCCACTTCTGATCCTCATGTTCATTTACGAACATTCCTGGGGATCACGgatacggtaaaaattaataatttttctgatgtTATTATTAGATTGCTCGTGTTTCcattttctcttagggaccagGCAAGaagatggctccaatcgcttccgtTGGGAAGTATCAGAACATGGCCGGAGCTGGCAAAAAAATttctttctaaatattttccccCTGGGAAGTCTGCGCAATTGAAGATTGAGATCAGTAATTTCAGGCAAACTGACTTTGAGCAGCtctatgaggcatgggaaaggTACAAGGAGTTATTGCGGAGGTGCCCgaatcatggttttgaagactgg AATTTATTGAATCCTCCACCatggttcaatacatcaaatggggaaggaaagccatcatttgaggatttgGTTGCAATATTTGTTGATGAATCTGGCAAGAGGATGGCTGGGACTGAGTCTAAACTTGACAACCTTGAGACACACATGGCGAATATTGGTGCTTCCTTGAAAATTCTTGAGTCACAAGTGGGGCagataacgaagcaactcacgTCTCAACCGTCTGGCGCAGTACAAAAGACTGCAGACCCAAATCTGAGAGAGGTGAATGCCATTTTTGTACAGCACGAGGAGATTGAAGTGGTAAGCAGAGAAGAGATAAAGGTTAAACCAACACCTGCCAGAGATGAAAAGCCAACTCCAATCAAAAGAGTCCGAG ATCAGGAGGAAGTGGAATCTCCAGAAGGAACACGAAGAAATCTTCCCCAGAAGCTGCAAGATCCCGGTGAATTTGTTGTACCATGTGAAATAAGGGGTAAAATGGTGGAAAAAGCTATATGTGACTCAGGAGCGAGCGTGAATATAATGCCAAGTTTTCTCTACGAGAAACTTAGATTGAGCAAGATGAAGCCCACAGGACTAAGCTTACAGATGGCAGATAAATCGATCAGGAGACCTTTGGGTATGgtggaagatgttgaacttcaGATTGATAAATTGAAGGTTCTAGCAGAGTTATTGGTACTTGACATGGAGACCAGTCAGAACGTTCACGTCATCTTAGGAGGACCATTATTGGCTACTGTTGGAGCCATCATTGACATGAAACGAGGAAAGTTGACCATGAAAGTTGAAGGTCAAAGAGTAGAAATCAAGGCATCCAAAAGTTCTCACGACCCACCTTGA